One segment of Prionailurus bengalensis isolate Pbe53 chromosome D4, Fcat_Pben_1.1_paternal_pri, whole genome shotgun sequence DNA contains the following:
- the EXOSC3 gene encoding exosome complex component RRP40 encodes MAGMVAVAAESLAGGRARAARTVLDQVVLPGEELLLPEQEDAEGPGGTGERPLRLNAGVRARVRVVCGPGLRRCGDRLLVTKCGRLRYKEPGGSGGGGGVYWVDSQQKRYVPVKGDHVIGIVTAKSGDIFKVDVGGSEPASLSYLAFEGATKRNRPNVQVGDLIYGQFVVANKDMEPEMVCIDSCGRANGMGVIGQDGLLFKVTLGLIRKLLAPDCEILQEVGKLYPLEIVFGMNGRIWVKAKTIQQTLILANILEACEHMTADQRKQIFSRLAES; translated from the exons ATGGCAGGGATGGTGGCTGTCGCGGCCGAATCCCTTGCGGGAGGCAGGGCACGGGCGGCTCGCACTGTGCTGGATCAGGTGGTGCTCCCGGGTGAGGAACTGCTGCTGCCAGAGCAGGAGGACGCAGAAGGCCCAGGAGGTACCGGGGAGCGACCGCTGCGCCTGAATGCGGGGGTGCGCGCCCGGGTGCGTGTAGTGTGCGGCCCGGGCTTGCGGCGCTGTGGTGACCGCCTTCTGGTCACCAAGTGCGGCCGGCTCCGTTACAAGGAGcccggcggcagcggcggcggcggtggcgttTACTGGGTGGACTCGCAGCAGAAACGG taTGTCCCAGTGAAAGGAGACCATGTGATTGGCATAGTGACAGCTAAATCTGGAGATATATTCAAAGTTGATGTTGGAGGGAGTGAGCCAGCTTCTTTGTCTTACTTGGCATTTGAAGGTGCAACTAAAAGAAACAGACCAAATGTGCAG gTTGGAGATCTCATCTATGGCCAATTTGTGGTTGCTAATAAAGATATGGAACCAGAGATGGTCTGTATTGACAGCTGTGGACGAGCCAATGGAATGGGTGTGATTGGACAGGATGGTCTGCTTTTTAAAGTGACTTTGGGCTTAATTAGAAA GCTGCTGGCTCCAGACTGTGAAATCCTTCAGGAAGTGGGAAAACTCTACCCACTGGAGATAGTATTTGGAATGAATGGAAGAATATGGGTTAAGGCAAAAACCATTCAGCAGACCTTAATTTTGGCAAACATTTTGGAAGCTTGTGAACATATGACAGCagatcaaagaaaacaaatcttctCCAGACTGGCAGAAAGTTAG
- the LOC122474407 gene encoding LOW QUALITY PROTEIN: uncharacterized protein LOC122474407 (The sequence of the model RefSeq protein was modified relative to this genomic sequence to represent the inferred CDS: substituted 1 base at 1 genomic stop codon), with protein MATPSSHARRKQTESSFWYFKGALQQDPGNFAMNKSQLLYLHLLLPPTFFLTLYPEFFLSLGIYSQWELFQEVDPICNLFSLGPDIQTSYPSHFFISPPKPVSVSFVTNRFCEKLPVVILNLRLYGTQKEEKSKPISRYPIPYKKDLPFDIIELMXEAEKEMGFLQNVFKVMSHWPLEFRAFFAYYNAICNKATGQLSRVDKEFIIVVTSLANRCPYIVVVHSAWYRISSKNPVLSDQVEGHQSSYPPTYPPDPTLQTVLEGPLLPS; from the exons ATGGCAACACCAAGCAGTCATGCCAGAaggaaacaaactgagagttCATTCTGGTACTTTAAGGGAGCCCTGCAGCAAGATCCTGGGAACTTTGCCATGAACAAGTCTCAGCTGCTCTATCTGCATCTCCTCCTCCCACCAACTTTCTTCCTTACCCTCTACCCTGAATTTTTCCTCTCCCTT GGGATTTATAGTCAGTGGGAGTTGTTCCAGGAGGTAGACCCTATTTGTAATCTCTTTTCTTTAGGCCCAGATATACAGACTAGCTATCCAAGCCATTTCTTCATTAGTCCACCTAAAcctgtctctgtttcctttgtGACAAATAGGTTTTGTGAAAAGTTGCCTGTGGTGATCCTGAACTTGCGCCTTTATGGGACTCAGAAGGAAGAGAAGTCCAAACCCATTAGCCGTTACCCTATTCCTTACAAGAAGGACCTGCCTTTTGACATTATAGAGCTCATGtaggaggcagaaaaggag aTGGGATTTTTACAGAATGTATTTAAAGTAATGTCTCACTGGCCATTGGAATTCAGAGCCTTCTTTGCTTATTACAATGCCATCTGCAACAAGGCAACAG GGCAGCTCAGCAGAGTTGACAAGGAATTTATCATTGTGGTGACCAGCCTGGCCAACAGGTGCCCATACATCGTGGTTGtccacagtgcctggtacaggaTCTCCTCAAAGAACCCAGTGCTCTCTGACCAG GTTGAAGGTCATCAGTCTTCCTACCCCCCAACATACCCTCCTGATCCCACCTTGCAAACTGTTCTTGAAGGGCCTTTGTTGCCATCCTGA